AGTTGTATTGGGGGAAACTATGACAGTATTATGGATGAAGCATAGATGAGGGAGATGAGAGGTATGGAAGCAAATTATAAGGTGATTAAGGGAGTATGCTAAGCAGTAAAGAGTACTTGATTTAAAGTCACCActtggatcacttgagtcaggagttggagaagagcctggccaacatggtgaacccaatatctaccaaaaatacaaaaaaattagccagctggtgtgcatctgtaatcctagctacttggaggctgaggcagaagaatcacttgaacctgggaggcagaggttgcatgagccaagattgcaccactgcattccagcctgagcaacaagagcaagactccatctcaggggaaaaaaaaaagaagaagaagaagaagaacaccCCTGATGGGaatcaaaaacagcaacaaaaagattTTTCTGCAAGAACTGACCAGACTGACCAGACTTTGTGCATGTATGACTGGATAAGGAAAGAGGAGGCTTAACAGCTTTCAGTTTGTACATCAGGCTATAAGTGTTTTAAAAGAGACTTGCTTGAATCAATGATGAAAGGGCTTGATAATTCTACTCTTTCATTTTActagagaaaatgaagagaacagaaaacatttattagtCCATTTCATACTGTTGTAAAGAActacttggccaggtgcagtggctcatacctgtaatctcagcactttgggaggcgaagatgggcagatcccttgaggtcaggagttcaagataagcctgtccaacatggtgaaaccatatcactactaaaaatgcaaaaattacctgggcatggtgatgggcacctgtaatcctagctactcaggaggctgaagcaggagaatcacttgaacctgggaagcagaggttgcagtgagctgagatcatgccactgcatccagcctaaggaacagagtgaggctccatctcaaaacacaccaacaaacaaacaaacaaacaaaaactgctcAATTttgagtaatttacaaaggaaagaggtttaattgacttacagttctgcatgactatggagttcaagaccagcctggccaacatgaggaaaccccatctctactaaaaatacaaaaaaattagccaggcatggtgatgggcacctttaattccagctacttgggaggctgaagcaggagaatcacttgaacatgggaggcagaggtggcagtgagccgggatcatgtcattgcactccagcatgggcaagaagagtgaaactccatcttaaaaaaaaaaaagaaaagaaaggccgggtgcggtggctcaagccagtaatcccagcactttgggaggccgaggcgggtggatcacgaggtcaagagatcaagaccatcctggtcaacatggtgaaaccccgtctctactaaaaatacaaaaaaattagctgggcatggtggcacgtgcctgtaatcccagctacttaggaggctgtggcaggagaattgcctgaacacaggaggcggaggttgcggtgagccgagatcgcgccattgcactccaacctgggcaacaagagtgaaactccatctcaaaaaaaaaaagaaataaaagaaaagaaagaaattataaaatgagtGAACTGCTCAGTAAGACAAATATTCCTCCTAGCCTTCTAAATTGAGAGCAGCAGACAACAGTAAGGTAAATGTCAGTAGCATGTTCCTGACAGGTTGTACAGCAGCCCTGGTTCAAGGATTTCTCCCCATAAATGATTCTAAGACTGTTTGCTAGTTGATTCTTTGTTTTAGCGATTTGATGGTTTTGGATGAATTTGCTGTGATCCAGGGGTGTTCAAGTACTTCTCTGAGCATTGGCCTCTGGCTGGGATTATGCTTCAACGGTCTTGAAGTCTTGAAatcaaatctcaaaaaaaaaaaaagaaaaagaaagaaattataaaatgttacataatGAGTATGTCAGCTAACAGTAGCAAAAGCCAAATGCACTTGTACATACTTTGAGTTTCTTTGTCTAAATTAATGGAATCACCTTTTTCTGCCTGATAGGACTTTGATTCTGGAGTCATAAATGCGCAGTCACCACCCACAGTCACAGAAGAGAAGTCAGCCACTGACCTGACAGCAAAACTCTTGCTTCTCGATGAACTGGTGTCCCTAGAAAATGATGCAAttgagacaaagaagaaaaggagtttCTCTGGTTTTGGGTCTCCCCTTGACAGACTCTCAGCTGGCTCTGTAGATCACAAAGGTAAACAGAGGTAAGTGAACTCTTAGAAAaaggaagtttttgttttctattattatttctttctgggttctaaaacagaaataattccacataaaaaatacagtgaaaaccTTGTATATAGATAGATTTGACAGCACATTAGCTAATCTGTGGCTTTAATAGTATGGTTTTCAAAATAACTCTTTAGGACGCAAAATGGGTTCAATAGTGTGCATTAGTTTTTTTGTCATAATATTTCCTAAGAAAGATTCTGCCTTATGCAGATATAAAACAGTTATTATAAGAAATTACTGCATTTAGAGGTGATGAGAAATGTATGTGCAGTCATATTAATATTCTGATCAATTGAGTTTTCCATTTCATAGAGGTGAAATGCTTTCCAAATTGTGTCAATGAAACTGAATGAAAAGCTCTCAGAAATTGGGGTCAAAACACACGTGTTTCTGTCAAATATATGTTTACTTCTTTCCATGTGACTTGTATAAGTATCTTATCGTCTCTGATCCTCAGATTATTTATCCATAAAGTGAGGATAATTACTTCCTTCCATAAAATTCAAGTAagataattaaatgtaaatgctTCATAGAATGctaattattataataaacttAGAGCAGTGAAATATCCCTATAGACACTAAGAAACTGTCAGTAATTTAAAGTAATCATTTCAGACTTAATTCATTTTCTACCCTCAATATCTGTTCCTCGTGCTATACATTTCATATAGCAGTGACAGCAAAGACCACCCAAGTACCATAGACAGGTATCTGAAAAACTTACCAAGATTTCTTTTGTTCACCCTTAAAATTTCTCACTAAATTCTCTAAATAcagtttgctttatatattatgtaactCCAGAATATCACCATTCATTAAGGCTTTCCTAATTCTGGccgaaattattaattttttcacatttgttcttTCTCTACTCTTTCCTCATCTCcaccccaccaccatcaccatccctTTATCACCAACGTATCGTGGACTTGGCTACCAGGATGATCATCTAGAACAAAAATCTGTGTGAAATGTTATTCATTGCTTACAGTACAAAAGTCAAACTCCTTTGCAAGTCCTACAAAGAATTTCATAATCTGAAACCGCTTTTCTTCTGGTACTTATTTTCACATCCTTTGCTTCCATCTTTCTTGATTCTTAGAGGTTTGGGACTTTTTATTCTTGTTCCTGGTTCCATAATTTTTCTATGCTAAATGATTGTCAGGATGCTTGTTGCAATTTGATATACCTCTGTTCTGAAGGATTCTCAAAgctgcaatagaaaataaaatcatcactTAAAGACTATAATTTATACTACATATATGTTAAAAACAATCCTatcctatatttttaaatttagatccTACTTTAactagagaaatagaaattagtTCCACTATGTTCTAGATAATGTGTTTGGTTCTGgtgaaaaagaggagaaaaatatagtttatgtacctcaaaaaaaatcacatgcttatataaaatatagtattatttaTAACAAATTGTAATACAAGAAATGacgaagagaaaaaggaacattagtacactgttggtggaaatgtaaattagtataacaaTTATGGAGAAGAGCTTAGAGggtcctcagaaaactaaaaattgagctaccatatgatccagcatcaCCACTGCTGAGTATGTATATCAAAAAGgactaatttaaaaagaacatcaGCATCCGAAGGATAGTTGagcttttagaaaagaaaatatggtgtttTCTAATAAATGTTACTTCTTTGACTCATGGATATTGCAACATGGTCAACTAAATAATCTGTAAATCAATATATAAAGGCtattcataaatacatataaatttattagAGCATAAATACTAAACAGagtatactaaatatatattgcataaatactataaaatttacGTTGAAGTTTCAttgtatgatatggtttggtgtgtacccatccaaatctcatcttgaattgtagtccctATATTCTATGCAGCTATATGGCTATAAAAAGGCATGAgagattgggtgcagtggctcatgcctgtcatctcagtactttgggaggccacggcaggtggatcacgaggtcaggagatccagatcatcctggccaacatggtgaaaacccgtctctactcaaaatacaaaaatattacccgggcatggtggcacccacctgcagacccagctacttgggaggctgaggcagaattgcttgaacccaggagacggaggctgcagtgagccaagattacaccactgcactccagcctgggcgacagagagacactccatctcaaaaaaaaaaaagcatgagagTTACCTCTATATTCTACTATAGAATAAGATTTAGGACATTGTTAATTAGTAGTAGcaagataaatatatgaatatagtatacttacatgtatgtttatatttaaaaaacaaagcaataaaacacaaagtatttttaaatgacttccaatagaaaaaagtagataaaagGATAACAGAATAAACATAAAAGATTAACTTATTTGAATATACAGTAAGTCCTCATTTAATGTCATCAAAgtttcttggaaactgtgacattaaatgaaacaatatcTAACAAAACCAGTTTTGTCATAAGCTAATTCATATGAAGAAGAGTTAAGTTCTTATGGCGTAGTTCTgatcacaaaaacatcaccaaacttctaaataaggACCCACTTGTAAATAAATATAAGCTGTACATACGCTTAAGAAAgacttggccaggtgctgtggctcacgcctgtaatcccagcactttgggaggccaaggcaggtgaatcacgaggtcaggagtctgagaccaacctggccaacatggtgaaaccctgcctctactaaaaatacaaaaaactagctgggtatagtggcggccacctgtaatcccagctactcgagaggctgaggcaggagaatcactgaacctgggaggtggaggttgcagtgagtcgagattgtgccactgcactccagcccagggagacagagtaagactccatctcaaaaaaaaaaaaaaaaaaaaaaaaaaaaaactaataaaaataagtaagatcatTATCCAAATACTTGGTGAATCAGCGAGTGACAGCAGTCACAGTGGTAGTGGattaaatcaagaaataaatgtttgcagaGTGAAAATTGTAAAAGTCACCTCTGATCACTCATAATTCCAAAACAAGTGTTAACAAACACAGTAGGCCACTGAGCACGTTCATACTGTGTCATGTACCGTTGTGCATTTGTACGTTTATCCTAtactttacaaatttttatttaacactaatttgttttcattcatttattcattttccagCCTGCTTATTCCAGTTCAGGATCACAGGTGGCCAGAGTCTATCTCAGCAGCtcagagaccaaggtgggaaccAATCCCGGACAGTACATATTTTATCTCAGGGCACACTGGCATATACACCTACATTCACTCATATTGGGACAATTTAGACAGGCCACAGAAATGAACACACATATCAAACATGCATGTCTTTAGGATGTGGGAAGAAACCATGGTACCTAGAGAAAACCCACAGAGATGAGAAGAAGTTGCTAACTCCACATAGACGGTAGCCCTACTAGGAATCACATTTTTTATACAACAACATTATAGCTAAATGAAGTTGAATGAAACAGTATTATTTGAACGCCTGCTGTACCATGCTTTAACTTTGGAGCCATTTAAGTACATTAGATATGTGTATATTAGATAATgtgataacaaaaataaatattaatatgtggtacctaaatactttaaaatatcaaTAGACATTACATGAGTTGAAACAAATTAGCATAAAAATGTATTCCAGTTAATAGCATTATTGCACAAAAAAGATTTATACCAAGtgacaaaataaaatcatttgaatGTATATCCCTAGTGAAATATATGAGAtgaagcctgaaaaaaaaaaacctgaaactattttgaaaaatcataTTACTGGTGATAATATGGGTATTGCTATTCTGAGGTTGTTGAGTTTGTACtgtgaaataaagcaaatatgtatttatttgataatCCAATTCTGTCATTCTCGATGCAAATAAGAACTAGGATTCACGtcatggaaaaaatgaaataaagttattAGTTGAACATcttaaataaaatcacaacaACTGATAAGGCGTGATTTCAAAACGTCCACAAAACActcatattaatataaatttatatttctgaatTAATATCAGCATGTACTTATGATTCAGTCTGTGCACTAAAATTCCTAAAAACAATCACTAATCCAAAAGAAATTAGCAACTCTAATGCCCAGATGGTCATCTTTCAATACCACTTTTCAGTTAAAGGATCTAGAAAGCCTCCTCAGACAAAGACTTGGAGCAGAAAATGCACAAAGTGAGCTCGAATATCTTGTCATACCTGATAGCAAGGAAGcttgctatttttaatttcaggTCAAAAGAACTCAAGAGCCAATCTGAGGACATTTGGAATAACTAAAGTATGATGATCTGAGCATCAGTAAAATCATTAACTACACTGCATTAAGTCTGTTTAAATCTATGActtaaaaatctttagaaaatgATAGTTATCAGTTCATTGTTCttgaaaatgtataaatgaaGAGAACATTAGACCTATCTTTCTTATGTGACCTTCACCACTAATAGTAGAGGAGGcagaattttctctttatagaaTGTTTGCATCTAAAACAATCAAGAAATTGTAGAGTTAGTAAATGAGGTAGAAATTTCTCTTCATAAAATTATTTCggctaaaaaatgaaaaaaaaatgataaaattagaaaatttctaTTTTGCATACCTCACTGGAAGAGGTCTTGCAAGGAGTAGCCAGGAGAAAGATTATCCTGACCTCTCTCCTGCTCTTCCTCTATTCTCTCTTCTCCAAATCATCTACTGCTTAATTCATACCAAAGCCAGAGAGCACAGGAACATTTATGTGTTCCAAAAAGATCAGTCTCCTAGGGCTGAAAGTCGGGTAAGAAAAGGCAGCATAAATCCGAGAGCAGAGGGAAGACAGCCAGCAAAATTATATACATCCTCTCAGTTTAGATCAAGAGACACTTTGCTTCAGAATATTGTTATTATAACACctaattgaaagagaaaaactccataGGACATAATCAGAAAAAACAGCTTTTCCTCCTATCCCCAGGCATTCCAACCCACTCAGTAGGAGTTGTTGTTCCCCATCCCTTGAATAAACCCAAAGGCAGGTGATAATGGCTCTACTGGTCGAATGGAAATAATAAGCATCCCTCTGGTaacttttattagaaaaataactatATAACAGTAATTCAAATAATCGTTCTTATATGTGACCCTAAACCATGAATATTAAtaaagcttctcttttttttttttttttttttttttttttgagacggagtctggctctgctgcccaggatggagtgcagtggcacaatctcagctcactgcaacctctgcctcccaggtttaagtgattctcccgcctcagcctcctgagtagccatgattacaggttcatgccaccatgcccagcaaatttttgtatttttagtaggaatggggtttcaccatgtcgattgggctggtctcaaacttttgacttcgtgatccgcttgccttggcctcccaaagtgctaagattacaggcgtgagccactgtgcccggcaaagCTTCTCTTTTCTTTAGCTTGGACCCGATTCCAGCTGGAACGCTACCGTGGAAAGCAGCCTGTGGCTAGTTCATATTCACATTTTCCCCCACCACAGTAGGCTGCCTTGTGTTTCCTTCAGAACTGGGGATGGAGTTGCATGCAGAGAAGTAAAACAAAGTCTTACTTGACTGATAATATCATGATCTGTCTTAGTGCCCTCTGGCTTTGGTGAATGCTCAAAGCTGACtcatcatggaatgtttttgggAGTCACACAACTCTCAGACGTCCTTACCTCTTCTGGCAGGTTGGTTAAGTCCTTCATCCTCATCCTGCTCTCTAGTCTGCATTGGATACCACCGTCAGCATCCTGCTGAGTTTGCTTCACCCATTAGCCCTGGCGGAAAGCCCTGGGGGCAATGTCCCGTTTGTAACTGACCCAAGCTGACTCTATTCACATGCTCTACATCTGCCCTCAGAAAACCCACATCCTTGAGTCTGATAACTGAAAATGAAGCTGTTCTTGGTGCAGTCATCTCTTCACTCTGATATCAAGCCAATTCTCACAGCTTCTTGCCCTTTAGATCTCATAGACACTATTTTATTAGGTTCACCATGGGTGAATTTGAAACTCTGTGTTTTCCTCAAAGCCCTTTCCCTATATGAAGAAAGAGGGGAAATGCTATTGTTTTTAATAACTTGCTCCCAAGAAATTCTCCCTTCCTGAACTATTAAGTATGAATCCTTTTATTGGATTGAAGTTGGAAAAAATCAGCTTGTAGCCACTTCCTTTGGAAATACTACATAAGTCTAGCACCTCACTTTGGAATGCAAAAGGAAATACTACCCACATAGTTACTCTTTTTAAGCCACGGCCAAAAACTGAGATATAAAGAATCCCATTTTAACATTctggtacattttttaaaaaaaatctctatctCTATCACACGCTAAGAAGGAGGTATtattgttaccagaaaggggtcccgaACCAGACGccaagagagagttcttggatctcacacaagaatgAATTTGGGGGGAGTCCACAGGgtagtgaaagcaagtttattagagaagaaaaggaacaaaaaaatggctactccatagacagagtaaGGCTcaaaagcaagaggaggaatgcGTCCTCTTTAGGTATAATGCTTGTTTATATATAAgataataaagcaaaaaatatatatatatccttggGGAGATGTGCAATACTACAAGGGCTTGTGACAAAGGATTGTTAATCTTTGTGTAACTATTGTCTTACTCAATAGTTTATATTATTATCTTCAAagtgaaacttatttttaaactaagaatgtttttgtttttaagatgtagTGATGTTGTAACCGGGTCGCAGGACGGAGCTCAGCACCCCCACCCAGCTGATGTGCCTGAGGGTCCTGGGCTCCCTGGCCCCAGGAACGGGAAAGAGGCCCTGGCAGAGAGGTGAGCTTACGGACAAGTAAATATGGGACCCAAAGCGTCTTGCAGACagaatttattaggcagagaaagagagagaagcagagagagctcCCAGAGGATGCCCTGTTGTGGGAGGGCATCCCAGAGTGGGAAAGCCGCaaaggcagagaggcagagacGGCTTTGAAGTTATTCCCGCCCCATTCATGtttttgtccaatgagaggagttctttcagacttcctctggagtgattgatcttcgaTTCTGATTCCACATTGGTTGCTTGGGCCCACAACAGAACCCCTCCTTCCAGGGCTTTTGGCGGGCTTTCTGAGCAAAGGAAGCTTACCTGGAATTTTACCTAGCCCACCAGACCGTTAGGTTCCTGGATGGGGAggtggcgctgggaagttcttgccttagAAACCACGTCCCTTGTGGACCCGGTAAGAGAAGTTAACACAGTCCTTCAACATCAGGAAATTTCCTGGGCTTGCTAAGTGCTGGGTCTGTGCCATAAACATTATTAACTTGTTTTCTTAACTGTCAACATCCTCTGACTAAAATGCCTAACCTTCTGGAAATGCAGTCCAGCAAGTCTTAGCCTcgttttacccagcccctattcaaggtGGAGTCACTGGTTCAAATGCATCTGACATTATGATccacattttattatgttttcagaGAGATAAAATGATTTCCCTGAGATTATGTAGTTATAAATTCTGTGCCGGATTGTTTAACTCCAAGGCTATGACTTTATACttaatttctttgtaaaaattagCTTTCTACAAAGCTACTAGAGCGGGCAGGAGGGGAAAAATGGCAGGGAGGGCAGGCAGTGAGGCTCTGGTTAGCCTAAGTAAATCTACCTTTTACATGTGAAATGAGGAAGTAGAGGGAAAAGTCAATTTGTCTTAAGCTACATTCGACAAATAAATTAAAGCTCTGTGTGAATAAGATATTTGTCAAAGGCCAGGAACAGTGAGATTCACGTAGAATATATATGCATTAAATGAATACTTTTAGAATTCTTGCAAccggccgggtgcaatggctcacacctgtaatcccagcactttgggaggcccaggcgggcagatcacaaggtcaggagattgaaaccatcctggccaacatggtgaaaccccgtctgtactaaaatacaaaaaattagccaggcttggtgttgcatgcctgtagtcccagctactagggaggctgaggcaagagaatcccttgaacccagaaggtggaggttacgatgaactgagattgcaacactgcactccagcctggcaacagagtgagacttggtctcaatttaaaaaaaaaaaaaaaaaaaaaaaaaaaaaaagaattattgtaTCCATCATATGTGGATTTTTATCCTAAGGAGTCTGCAGCAACCTCacttcttgcctcctcagaagaaagactTCCATCGAGGGTCATAAAGCAGAAGAGACCTCGTCaggttttagagcaggagtggaagtttatttaaaaactttagagcagctgagcacagtggctcaagcctgtaatcccaacactttggaaggccgaggcgggtggatcacaaggtcagtagatcagcctgaccaacacagtgaaaacctgtctctactagaaatacaaaaattagcccagcgttttggcacgtgtctgtagtcccagctactggaggctgaggcaggagaatcgattgaacctgggaggcagaggttgcagtgagccaagatcgcaccactgcactccagcctgggctatagagtgagactccatctcaaaaaaacaaacaaacaaaaagctttagagcaggaatgaaaagtCAAGTACACTTGGAAGAAAGCCAAGTGGGCATACTGGAGGTCATGTGCCTTGTTTGTTCTTGGACTTAGGGTTTTATATGCTGGCCCACTTCTGGCATCTTACATCCCTTTTTCAATGGAATGCCCCTAGAAGGTCATGTACCAGTTAAACGCCACCATTTTACCTCTTAATGTGTATACTTAAGCCCACTCCCctaactcctgagatcttatcaggaagttGCTGATCATCAGTTTCAGATATTTCCTATCTATAAACTGCCTTTTCCTGGTGCtagctgtgaccaattattattttagagaggcaGTGTGACAAATGCCTGACCATAGCTTGATGGTCACCTGACTTTCCTGGTGGGGTGTGGGGGCCCTCTTTTGCCCTGGTCTTATTCATACCCCCAGTACAGCTATGCACTGTAACAACAGGTTCAGGCTAAAGTTGAGAATAGCAGTGCCCAATTCAATTTGTCAGATATGATTGCTCTTCTTGACAAAAATCCCGAAGATTAAGATtaaaaattctaacattttattttctttctaatttgttgTGAAGAAATGCCATAGAACTAGGCCAATCGAGGCATCTCAAggtttatgcttttctttttagctcTCATTTGGTCATCTCCAGAGGAAGTAGTTGAAAATGGGCTTCATTTCAGGTGTGAGAAACACAGAAAAGGGATTCAGTGTTAACCAAAATGTGACTGAGGCATTTCTCAATCAATAGAGGTAGATTTGGCCAAAGCTGAAGATACTGACCCGGAAAAAAATCCAAGTCCCAGGAGTACCTGTGACCTGTGCTTTTTCCAAACTGGAAAGAGCATGCGGGGGTTGGGGGAAGTCAGGGAGGGCAGGCAGTAAGGCAGATGCCTCCACTCTGTGAGGCTCTGATTAGCctcagtaaatctacattttacatatgaaaagagGAAGTAGAAGGAAAAGTCAGTTGTGCATTCTCTCAGGCTccgtaaatctacattttacataagtAAAGTAAACATGTGAAGAGAGGGAGTAGAGGAAATGAGGCTGCGATAAGGGGTTGTGGAATTAGAGCTGTCAGTTTAGAAACCAAAGGAAGGCAGTAGTATTGACCCAGTTCCCGGACTTAACTTTTCCCTTGTGGCCTAAGTGAGTTTGAGGAGATTCTGTGTTCTTTCACAAGACTGTGCCGCCGTTTTACGCACCGCCTTCTTAGACAATGGAAATGCCTTTGACCAGAATGATCTTGGGCCATTCTTGCCAGTGACTGTGGTCAGCCATGCCTCTTCTCAGCTCAGCTTAATACCACAGACAGTCCTTTTACCTTTTCTCCCAACCCAGTTTACGTATGAAGCTTTAAAACTTTCTCCGAAAAGGGATAATACTCAATTCCATAGATAGGCTTTGCAATGTACATTACACACCCTAACCCCTAAAAGAACACTCTACAGGATATTTTTGTTTAAGTCTTTTGCTGAATAGAAGTTTATAAGTTTCATAGCTCCTCAAGGTTCATGAGCCAAGCAAACAGAGACCCTCTCTGCCTTATATGATAACTCTGTGTTACTGGTGgaggtgtccaggttcttggcatcttcaacaaagaattaaacaaaacccacaaacaaagcaaggaaagaatgaagcaacaaaaacagaaatgtattgaaaatgaaagtacactccacagtgtggaAGCAAGTCTAAGCACAGGCGCTCAAGGGTCCCATTATAGAATTTGGGAGGGGGGGTTAAATGCCCTCTAAAGGATTCCTTCAGTTACTTGCTgtatgccctatgtaaatgaagggATGAAGTAAAGATACAAAGTCATTTACTGGGCACACCCTACGGAGAGGATATTTTCTGTCACAGCAGAAGTGTGAATTGGCCTTAGGTTCCTTGCCTGCAGACTCTTATTGTCCTGCCTCATCTACAGCCGTTTCCAAATTAAGCATGCCAATACagtcatttaaaattatgtgattcCAGTACTCATGGC
The genomic region above belongs to Saimiri boliviensis isolate mSaiBol1 chromosome 8, mSaiBol1.pri, whole genome shotgun sequence and contains:
- the OSTN gene encoding osteocrin isoform X1, producing the protein MLDWRSASVCFILAVTLMLWSSGQVLSIDVTTEDFDSGVINAQSPPTVTEEKSATDLTAKLLLLDELVSLENDAIETKKKRSFSGFGSPLDRLSAGSVDHKGKQRCSDVVTGSQDGAQHPHPADVPEGPGLPGPRNGKEALAERKAVDHPKRRLGIPMDRIGRNRLSNSRG
- the OSTN gene encoding osteocrin isoform X2, which produces MLDWRSASVCFILAVTLMLWSSGQVLSIDVTTEDFDSGVINAQSPPTVTEEKSATDLTAKLLLLDELVSLENDAIETKKKRSFSGFGSPLDRLSAGSVDHKGKQRKAVDHPKRRLGIPMDRIGRNRLSNSRG